One Solanum lycopersicum chromosome 4, SLM_r2.1 DNA window includes the following coding sequences:
- the LOC101246419 gene encoding uncharacterized protein, which produces MYVLLSKVLTERLKGVIGQLVDSQQMPFIEGRQIMDAVLIANEAIDSGIKRKTLGIICKLDIEKAYDHVNGREVSGKVTLLSPFLFLITMEGLNNMIETTNNRAWLKGFDVAREGGDSLEVTHLQCADDTLIFCDDEEQQLKYVRVTLILFEGMTGLHINGRKRLVYPINTVTNMICLAAILSGVIDTLGTTYLKMLLGGKFNSAEIWNGVLEKCEMKLANGELNMSFGGRWSLINSVLDALPTYMMTLFPMPAGVIKRLDCIWRKFVWHGNKERKGFHLVK; this is translated from the exons ATGTATGTACTACTCTCCAAAGTACTGACCGAGAGGCTGAAAGGAGTGATAGGGCAATTGGTTGATTCTCAACAGATGCCATTTATTGAAGGTAGACAGATCATGGATGCTGTGTTGATTGCTAATGAAGCTATAGATTCCGGAATCAAACGGAAGACACTTGGTATAATATGCAAGCTGGACATAGAGAAAGCATATGATCATGTCAATGGGAG AGAGGTTTCAGGCAAGGTGACCCTTTTGTcaccttttttgtttttaatcaCTATGGAGGGGCTGAATAATATGATCGAAACAACAAACAACAGAGCCTGGTTGAAAGGTTTTGATGTTGCCAGAGAGGGTGGCGACAGTTTGGAGGTGACACACCTACAATGTGCAGATGATACCCTAATTTTTTGTGATGATGAGGAACAACAACTAAAATATGTGAGGGTTACACTAATTCTGTTTGAAGGAATGACTGGACTACATATCAATGGGAGGAAGAGATTAGTGTATCCAATCAATACAGTCACGAATATGATTTGCCTAGCAGCAATCCTTAGTGGGGTAATTGACACTCTGGGAACAACTTACTTGAAAATGCTTCTAGGTGGAAAATTCAACTCTGCTGAGATATGGAATGGTGTGCTGGAGAAGTGTGAAATGAAATTGGCTAATGGAGAACTCAATATGTCCTTTGGAGGCAGATGGAGTCTCATCAATTCAGTCCTAGATGCCTTGCCAACTTACATGATGACCTTGTTCCCAATGCCAGCAGGAGTCATAAAGAGATTGGACTGTATATGGAGAAAATTTGTATGGCATGGCAACAAGGAGAGAAAAGGCTTCCATTTGGTGAAGTGA